The Triticum aestivum cultivar Chinese Spring chromosome 5A, IWGSC CS RefSeq v2.1, whole genome shotgun sequence genomic sequence ATAACATAGTACACACATGCAACTCACCAGTACATTACAGACAACACCGAAAAGCCTGATTACAGCCAATAAAATGGATTCGTCATAAGCAGCTTACCAAAGGCCATAAGCCGGTTCAATCTTTCTTCTGCAAAGGAGGACCTTGTTATCGTGCTCCACAAGGCAACCGACAACCTATAAAGATGACCCAGATTAATGACAAAACAAATGGCCAAAAGCTAACACACCTACAAATGTTATTTGCCATATGAATTTTCATAGTTGAGCAATGACAGATATCAGGTCTGTGCAGTGGAACTCAGAAGCAGTTGGCATTCGAAGCAAGCAAATCACACTATCTCGGTTCAAAATGCATATGCACATATTGTCTGAACTCTGAAGATGATTCATACTCTGATCTTCAGTTCATACCATTTTGGGGTTTTCGTAGTGCACTCTCCCACAAGAAGAACAGACAGCCCTCATCTTCTCATCCCCGTCTGGTACGGCCAATTTCGTCGGACTTCCACAAGCTGGGCAGAAAGGGATCCTCGACTTGGGCACCTGCATAAGGGACGGTTAGCGGTGGTTAGGCGTGTATTCGGCCAGCAACATGCGTTTAGACCAGCTAGAGGGCTAGAGCAACGAGTATTATTATCTGATGAAATCAAAGCTATCATCCACTAATTTCGATCCTGAATCGACGCCACATCCGCCACACGCACGCTAGATAATTGTGCTAGGGAGACAGAGCACCCTGGTTGCAACCAGTAGAGGATGCCTCGTGGCTCACAGTTGCTAAGGCAAAGCATCCCTTCCCATCCACCAGTTGCTAAGTCAACGCACTAGGTGGTTCCATCCATCGACGGCGACTATTCTACGGCCCCAGAATCTCAGCTCGCGACGCCGGCAGCCGGGCGCCTAATCGGCGGCACGGTCAGATATCATACGGATGGAcacgtgaggaggaggaggaggggaggacgCAGGCTCACCGCGGGGGCCGGCGGTGGCGATGGGGCGGAGGGGGAGCTGGCGCCGGCGCCGGAGTGGTTGGAGGCCGACATCCGGAgcgggcggaggcgggcggcggcggcggtgcggggaaGGGGCTGCGCGCGGCgggcgaggaggcgggcggcgtgggggaggaggaggtggtgggatCTGAGGAGGAGCATGGCGGTCGGGTTTAGTAGGGGGGGAGGTTGGTTGGTGGCGTGGGGTGCGGATGGGAGGAGGACGGCGACTCGGGGAAGGGGAGGCTGCGCGGTGAGGTCGGCCGCGGAACACGTCGGCTCGGTCGGCCGGGCGGTGGTGGTTCggatgggtggccggtggccgGTGGCTATTGGGCGACGCGGCGGGACGGGGTGGGTCGCCACCGGTGAGCGGTGACGGGGCCGGCGCGCTGGATAAACAATTGGGAAAAATGGCGTGGCGGGTTTATCCTCGGCGTCTTTTTGTCCTCGTGAAAGACATTTTTCAAGGGGGGATGCATgcgtttcttcttttcttgttccaGCCGGATCGCCTCATTTTCCCATTATTACTTACTTTGCGCAGCAGCGAAGCTCATGATACTGTATACTTTCACATGAGCTCTGCATTCAGCAAGCAGCCTGGTTACTGTATACTGTAATTTTGTTGCACGCCGTAGCGTTGGTGTCTACTTTCACATGAGCTCTGCATGGACACCATTATTATCTACGAGTAGGCTTATTAACCCTCAGGCAACAAAGCACACTCTTAGGAATGACCACACAAACGAACCTCGAAAGCCCGGGCCACCACAACCCATCATTTTTAGGAAATTTAGCAACTTGGTATGTTCTCGAAGGCCCTTCCCTTATCTGTGCATCATTTATGATAGTCTCTTCACGGACCTACATCGGTTGTGATTAGAGATGAAAAAGGTAATTTTGTTGTGGCTCAGTGCAGTTTCATCCCTGTTGCTGCAGATGTAATGACCATTGAAGTGTTAGCAATACAGAATGGTTTGAATTTTGCTAATCTCATGGGCTCAGCCCCAGCTAATGTTTCGGTGCCTTAAGGCATCTatctttgtgtctatgacatgtgggcccaacaggtgactAATCCATATGTCAATgatccaaaggcaggtgcctttaaggcaccgaagctgtgTCCTGCTACTGGATAGGTCATGTTTAAACAATGTTTTTGTTCTGCTAATAAAGCAACACATGTGCTAGCTAATTATAATTTTTGTAATAAGACTTTGCTTGATTGGATAGATGAGCCCTCAGCTTGCTTAGCCGACAAGCTCGTGGACCTAGGGAAGGCCTTGATGCGGGGTGTCGAACATGAAAGTTCCGAGAGTGAAAAATGATGGTTTATGCAAATATTTTTTCTTCGAAGGAGGTGAAGTGTGCCATTAAACTCACAAGGATGGATTCCACTCTAGGGCTTGATGGATTTTCGGTTTTGTTCTGCAGTAAGTTATGAGGAGTTCTGAAACATTCAGGGCTCTTAACTTCGGTTACATAGGGAGACTCAGGGCATCTTCAAAGGCTTTCCTCCCGCATTTGTCTGCGGACACAGATGTGGGAGGTCTCTATCCAACGCTAGCCGAATACATTTTGACAACAATTCAAACTAACCAGACGAATTTTGATCAAACATGACCGAATTTCATATAAACACGACTAGATTTCATATAGACATGACATATTTTATTTAAACTTGACGAATTTCAACTATACATGACGGATTTAATTACATTTACATCAACTAAGCGGAGCTTGTCCGACTAGGTCTAAATGGTCGCCGGCGCCCGTTCCCCGTGTCCGACCATGAACCAAGAGAACTGAACCTTCGCCttttccagctccgcctcggcgctCTCCAGCTCTACCTCCGTAACCTCCGCCTTCGGAGGCCCGGGAAGTGAAGTGTCCGCCTCCACATCGCCGCTAACCGACTAATCGGCCGAAGATGCTCAActcaccaagcttggcgtcgacgggaggggaggagcggtggccttcttgggaccaGAGCGACGACAACCTATCACACACTACTCTTCCTCGTTGCTGCCGGCACCCGTGGACGTGCCGGCTTCTTCGTGGTGGCGGCGAGGCGCGGCCTCGGCAttgtcctcctcctccccgccggtctCGCCGAACACCACCTTGCTCGCGTCGTCGTCGCACTCCTTGTCGGCGGCCGCCATCTCCGCCACCCGCTGCCGGTACTGCCAGCGGGTGAGGCGGGTCTCGCGTGCGGAGCAGTAGGACTCGAGCAGCACCTCCTGCTCCGCCATGTCCGCGTCCGGCGCGACTGCTTTGCCGACGgagatctgctcctccgcctgtaaATGCTATTGGAGGAGGTGGTTGTTGTAGGCGGCGTTGGCCCGCGCGCTCCCAAAACTGCTCCTCTCGCACCTTGTCCATGTAACGGGCAcgtgcctcgccgatggtcatgatGCAATTCACTGGCGAGGGTGGCGcgaaggaggaggatggtggcgCGGAGGAGGAGGGTGGCGCCGGTTCGTCGTCGACAACGCCCttcattgggacgtcatcgtcctccggctgcttGTCGGCAGCAATGGCGGCCATATCCTTCTTGTCTAACATCAGCCCGTCCCAAAGAGATTTGGCGAGGGAGGGATCCATGGTGGGAGTGGTGCGGACAGGGATCAGAGGTgcatgactgcggctatggctgaGGCATCGGTttttatagcaatggtgggcgacaGAGGGACGGACGGGTGGCGCCAGAGGAGACGCCTCGGCAATCGTGTGCCATGTCTGCATTGATGGCACACGATTGtttgtctacgttcgtgtgtctttgatttggatccttccgatctacgttatttttcatcggcggtggttgctgttctggggtgccaGTCTTatagggccttagcacgacgacttcccgactgtctactacaacaaagtTTGCCCGACTCcggtgatggaggggcgatgacggcggcgcgccttcgactcgcttcggtgcttgtagtcgtcgctaggtggtctacggatctagatGTAAATTTtattatttctattgtttgttgtactaccatgattgaagatgaatagattgaaagtttttcccgTAAAAAAAGAAGCTAGCAGGGATCGGTCCGGACTTGTGCAAACCTCCCCACGTTGGTCTTCGGTTTGCGAAAGAAAACGCGTCCGGACCGCGCCGCCAACCGATACATGACCGAGTTGGATGACTTCCGCGGTTCGGACAGTTGTGGATGGTTTAAGGATCGGTGTTTGTCAAGTTTTGCCCGTGGCTatcaatgatcttgtggagcataCGTAGACCCACAATAGAAACCAAAGAGCTAATGGTTGAGTTGTgcacttaaaataaattttatgtaaacgCTATTTATGTTCGGTACCAACATTTGTTATTCACGTGCGACATTGGCTtgtatgatcgacgtgcatggatttGAGAGTCCAAACTTTAGATATGTGGATGCCGGGAGCAAAATATAAAGGCAGTCCGGGCGTGTCCACAGACGTATATGTGGCTGGATTTGTCAAGTCGGATTGTGGATGCTCTGAAAAGATGGTGTTGTTAGGCATGGCGAGCAGACATATATCACATAATTTAAATCGAAAAGCTAGTCATCATTCATCCATGTCACGTAACTTAAATCAATAAGCTAGTCGCCATTCATCCATATCACATAACGTACACTGaacaaaatacatacatacatggtCCTAAGAGGGCAGTTCACAATCTCAGATCAAGTGCCACGGCAGGGATCCCAAAAGATAGCCAGTTCACAGCCTCCTATTAGCGGCATTCATGTCAATGCCAAGCAATGTTAAGGCCGCACCGCTGGAGGAGGTACCCGATGCCGTCCCCCAAGGTCGCTTCCCTATCCTCCTTGTTGTTCCACAGCACAGGCACGGTGGTTCGGCCGCTAGGGTTATACTCATTGATATCACGCAGAGCACCGACCACCAACGCGTACGCGTCTTCGCCACACTTTTCTTTCAGTTTTCCCAGCTTCTCATCGTCCTCGAGAAGAATTAGCTTACACCAATGCGTGCACGATTAGGTTAGATAAACGAGAAATACTAAGTCCATTCTGAAAATGGGAGATGTTAACAAACAACTTCAAAACTTACAAGGACCTTGTGGCTGGGCTGACAGGCAAATTATTCATACATATAGGAATTGCATATCGTGCAAGTGTTGTCTGAACCTTAAACTCTACTACTAACCACAGTACAACAAAACATGGCGAACAAAAACTGTTTATGCGttctcaaaagaaaagaaaaaactgttTTTTTTTCCGAGattgacgggggggggggggggggcaaaaaacCCCACCGCTTGTTATATTCCAACTCGAAGGTGACTTGGCAGTCAGTATAGATACAAGTAAGCGCCCAAAGGCGCAAAAGAAAATTACAGGAAAGGGCAAGAAAAAACTGTTTATGCTTGTTACAAGACGAAGACACGTATGCTTACGACAAGTTCAGGAAAAAAAAAAACTCTTGTCGAGCTTTGAGCTCAAACTACCGATGTATTATGCCAAATTTCAACAGCTAAGACACGGAGAAGTGTCTAACTTAGCCAAGCAAGAAGGAACTGAGAATGAACACTTGATGAAACAAACTTGCCATAGCTGAGTCCGAGCAGAGCAGGGAATACCATTTGCTCTCGCTAATTTAGCTGACTTAAGGAATATCATAAACATTTTTTTATAAAAGGAATATCACAAACTTGCTATTACCATGCTA encodes the following:
- the LOC123104747 gene encoding nudix hydrolase 23, chloroplastic, with protein sequence MLLLRSHHLLLPHAARLLARRAQPLPRTAAAARLRPLRMSASNHSGAGASSPSAPSPPPAPAVPKSRIPFCPACGSPTKLAVPDGDEKMRAVCSSCGRVHYENPKMVVGCLVEHDNKVLLCRRKIEPAYGLWTLPAGYLEVGESAAEGASRETLEEACADVEIVSPFAQLDIPLIGQSYIIFRARMKTPSFSPGSESLECALFALDDIPFDSLAFSSIIVTLRMYIEDVKAGNIKFHYCTINKRIGAGPSDLRSFDIDNHLAV